The Tenacibaculum jejuense genome includes a window with the following:
- a CDS encoding DUF3526 domain-containing protein, which yields MYTLLIKQFFRSKTVLLAFGILILLGILGISTGKQFLNQKQTAIEKTTEQQRKHIENQVHLHKDDIGLLLYYLKFSFINNLQPTAGIAIGQSDVNSHIQNVKILNLEGQKYDTDLVNPMRLQVGNLDLSFLIIFLFPLVIIALNFNILSEEEENGTWKMVTLQGKSTFQYLIMKLSIRLVFVSIVLAVLFILAKIVLNIPFSSDFINMIIISYIYIFFWFALCFFVIILRNSSNTNAITLLTSWLVLVVFLPVLVNNYITNKYPVDEALSMTIKQRDEYHKRWDTDKQETMKKFYAHYPQFSKYKVEDKGFSWVWYYAMQQMGDDESKLERSKMYNKIEKRAELSKQIAQFFPPLQIQLSMNTIANTSLVQHVKFLNATSDFHERKRLDFYPRIFENESVNSVYWKNYKPEFFKAENNFSLIKTIIPILLLTLILLGSSLLIHFRK from the coding sequence GTGTATACATTATTAATAAAACAGTTTTTTAGATCGAAAACCGTACTACTTGCCTTTGGAATTTTAATACTTTTGGGAATTCTAGGAATTAGTACAGGAAAACAGTTTCTTAATCAGAAGCAAACTGCAATAGAAAAAACGACAGAACAACAACGAAAACATATAGAAAATCAAGTTCATTTACATAAAGATGATATTGGTTTATTATTGTATTATTTAAAATTTTCGTTCATCAATAATTTACAACCTACTGCTGGAATAGCGATTGGACAAAGCGATGTAAATTCTCATATTCAAAATGTCAAGATTTTAAATCTTGAAGGTCAGAAATATGATACAGATTTAGTGAACCCAATGCGTTTGCAAGTCGGAAATTTAGATTTAAGTTTCCTTATTATCTTTCTATTTCCTTTAGTTATTATTGCTTTAAATTTCAATATTCTATCGGAAGAAGAAGAAAATGGAACTTGGAAAATGGTGACACTACAAGGAAAGTCTACTTTTCAATATTTAATAATGAAATTATCTATTCGATTAGTATTCGTTTCTATTGTTTTAGCTGTACTATTCATTCTAGCAAAAATAGTATTAAACATTCCTTTTTCTAGTGACTTTATAAACATGATTATCATAAGTTACATTTATATCTTTTTTTGGTTTGCGCTTTGTTTCTTTGTTATCATTTTAAGAAATTCATCAAATACAAATGCAATTACACTTTTAACAAGTTGGCTCGTATTGGTTGTATTTTTGCCAGTATTGGTAAATAATTATATCACTAATAAATACCCAGTTGACGAAGCTTTAAGCATGACGATTAAACAACGTGATGAATATCATAAAAGATGGGATACTGACAAGCAAGAAACTATGAAGAAGTTTTACGCACATTATCCTCAATTTTCTAAATATAAAGTTGAAGACAAAGGTTTTTCGTGGGTTTGGTATTATGCAATGCAACAAATGGGAGATGATGAATCGAAACTAGAACGTTCTAAGATGTATAACAAAATTGAAAAAAGAGCTGAATTGAGTAAACAAATAGCTCAATTTTTTCCTCCTTTACAAATTCAATTATCGATGAACACTATAGCCAACACAAGTTTAGTACAACATGTAAAATTTTTAAACGCTACTTCTGATTTTCATGAAAGAAAACGTTTGGATTTCTATCCTAGAATTTTTGAAAATGAAAGTGTGAATTCTGTATATTGGAAAAACTATAAGCCAGAGTTTTTTAAAGCAGAAAACAACTTTAGTTTAATTAAAACAATTATTCCAATCCTTTTATTAACCTTAATTTTACTAGGCTCAAGCCTTTTGATACACTTTAGAAAATAA
- a CDS encoding ABC transporter permease yields MKKSVVFLIAKQFFKKTFNSKGLLALLIIFLFILVYVTVDGWNAFEANHHTIEHHQDKARKSWEDNPDKHPHRMAHFGTFAFRTQHPLRIFDSGIESYTGNSIFLEAHRQNTANFSEASLSTGLVRFGDLNIAMLLQLILPLIIFFIGYAAISSEKESGTLKIYYTQGVSMKELLFGKSLGLFLIATLFFIPALLALWSIALVDDFHLENNAVVVRIILISICYILFYAILCCLTIIISGRSANSNKALLTLLGGWLLFFVIIPKTSQVLGNSIYPNLSKIEFRAEVEEEVSKKGDSHDPNDPHFNRLRDSILKVHNVTDVKDLPFNYSGFLMSKGEEQTALIYNQEQDKLIQSYKNQNSITNGLVIFNPYLAIKNLSMSLSGTDFTTYVGFLNQTEKYRYKQSQYMNELQMKFISNKATSSEGKVHVVGQEYWKSAPKFEYKFLSVSKTIKNQLLAFISLFVWLISSFIIMIKFSNRFKII; encoded by the coding sequence ATGAAAAAATCTGTTGTTTTTTTAATAGCAAAACAGTTCTTTAAAAAGACCTTTAATTCTAAAGGTCTTTTGGCTCTATTAATAATTTTCTTATTTATACTTGTTTATGTAACTGTAGATGGTTGGAATGCTTTTGAAGCAAATCATCATACCATAGAACATCATCAAGATAAAGCTAGAAAAAGTTGGGAAGATAATCCAGACAAACATCCACATCGTATGGCACATTTCGGAACTTTCGCGTTCCGAACTCAACATCCGTTACGAATTTTTGATTCTGGAATTGAAAGCTATACTGGTAATTCTATTTTTTTAGAAGCCCACAGGCAAAATACAGCAAATTTCTCAGAAGCAAGTTTATCAACCGGATTAGTTCGTTTTGGAGATTTAAACATAGCTATGCTACTACAGTTAATTTTACCTTTAATAATTTTCTTTATTGGTTATGCAGCTATTTCTTCTGAAAAAGAAAGCGGAACTCTAAAAATTTATTACACCCAAGGTGTATCCATGAAAGAATTATTATTTGGAAAATCTTTAGGACTATTTCTTATTGCTACTTTATTTTTTATTCCTGCTTTATTAGCACTTTGGAGTATCGCTTTGGTAGATGATTTTCATCTTGAAAATAATGCCGTAGTAGTACGTATAATTTTAATAAGCATATGTTACATCTTATTTTATGCCATATTATGTTGCCTTACCATAATTATTTCCGGGCGAAGTGCCAATTCAAATAAAGCCTTATTAACTTTATTAGGCGGTTGGTTATTATTCTTTGTTATCATTCCAAAAACTTCACAAGTATTAGGTAACTCTATTTACCCAAACTTATCTAAAATTGAATTTAGAGCTGAAGTTGAAGAAGAGGTTTCTAAAAAAGGAGATAGTCACGATCCTAACGATCCTCATTTTAATAGACTTAGAGATTCAATTTTAAAAGTCCACAATGTTACCGACGTTAAAGACTTACCATTCAATTATAGCGGATTCTTAATGAGTAAAGGAGAAGAACAAACAGCTTTAATTTACAATCAAGAACAAGATAAATTAATTCAATCATACAAAAATCAGAATAGTATAACCAATGGTTTGGTGATCTTCAATCCTTATTTAGCTATTAAAAACTTATCTATGAGTTTATCTGGAACAGATTTCACTACCTATGTAGGTTTCTTGAATCAGACTGAAAAGTACAGATATAAACAATCTCAATACATGAATGAACTTCAAATGAAGTTTATAAGTAATAAAGCAACAAGTAGCGAAGGAAAAGTTCATGTTGTTGGACAAGAATACTGGAAATCTGCTCCAAAATTTGAATACAAATTTTTATCCGTAAGTAAAACGATAAAAAATCAACTTTTGGCTTTCATCAGTCTTTTTGTTTGGTTAATCTCCTCTTTTATAATTATGATAAAATTTTCTAACCGTTTTAAAATTATCTAA
- a CDS encoding TonB-dependent receptor — MKFRKLVLGIFIFLVHVSFSQSRITGTVLDTDNTPIFGANVILTKASKNIRGVVTDYDGKFILEASKNDDYLIRISFVGFETQTKAVTIADNNIDLGNIILKESAELLQSVEIIGRKRDDYNSDYSFSATKIAIKNKELPQAVSTVTKELIADRQAFQLTEAVKTVSNVSITGLYNHYNIRGITQADDGQVVNGMRTRQFYFIQPITSHLERVEVIKGPSSVTFSSADPGGTVNMVTKKPLKEKRSEISIAAGSFGTLRTTADFTGPLNEEKTLLYRFNAAYQEADSFRDIVNNNTFLVSPSISYIPNESTALNVEMIYNLADGNLDRGQPIFTPVGADYDPNSTPISLNPGALNDFYNTKEVMFMASFSKKFTENFGFNAQYMKQTWDEDLKEHRADAFRGAYDINGDIVPNLIAMRYNERQQAWNTNNVSTFFNYDIKNDNFTNKILVGYDATRWERGVYGTNTARDYLLLDGSTKRFRPSGANATDPADFQQANGLLVPAVPHLDLTNPFNGIRNTSSYALTQTEIPANFTTSDGIYLQNQFKIGKFSALVNLRYEWFSDIFDYNGTNEQKFRQESFIPRLGLTYEITDDISAYGTYLEGFQPHTNTVSLSPSAEGFFGQASPGRFDPLESRLLEFGAKGYFLNGKLNANFALFEVTQKNILVGDVFVREDLTTIGKQRSRGFEMDISGYLTPDFQITASYGFNDAKIIEDSVQDLVGERIGGAPKHNFNFWGRYDFTTKTLKDIGIGFGAQYVDERFTWYTPSYLPDRVLLPEYTVFDAALYYKPANTGIQLTLKANNVFDKKYWLGGLFPSRLAPGAPSNVLLNVTYKF; from the coding sequence ATGAAATTTAGAAAGTTAGTACTAGGAATCTTTATATTTCTGGTACATGTAAGTTTTTCACAATCTAGAATTACGGGGACAGTTTTAGATACGGATAACACCCCTATTTTTGGTGCTAATGTTATTTTAACAAAAGCATCTAAAAACATCAGAGGAGTTGTAACAGATTATGATGGTAAATTCATATTAGAGGCTAGTAAAAATGATGATTATTTAATTCGTATCTCATTTGTTGGTTTTGAAACACAAACTAAAGCTGTAACTATAGCTGACAATAATATCGATTTAGGTAACATAATTTTGAAAGAGTCTGCAGAATTACTTCAATCTGTAGAAATTATAGGTAGAAAACGAGATGATTATAATAGTGATTATTCTTTTTCAGCAACAAAAATTGCTATAAAAAATAAAGAATTACCACAAGCTGTTTCTACTGTAACAAAAGAATTAATTGCAGATCGTCAAGCATTTCAATTAACAGAAGCCGTAAAAACTGTAAGTAATGTTTCTATTACAGGTTTATACAATCATTATAATATTCGAGGTATTACCCAAGCAGACGATGGTCAAGTAGTGAATGGTATGCGTACGCGTCAATTTTATTTTATTCAGCCAATTACCTCACATTTAGAACGTGTAGAAGTAATCAAAGGACCTTCTTCTGTTACTTTCTCTAGTGCAGACCCTGGAGGTACTGTAAACATGGTAACTAAAAAGCCTTTAAAAGAAAAACGCAGCGAGATTTCTATTGCTGCTGGTAGTTTCGGAACCTTAAGAACTACTGCAGATTTTACAGGTCCTTTAAATGAAGAAAAAACTTTATTATATCGTTTTAATGCCGCATACCAAGAAGCAGATTCGTTTAGAGATATTGTTAATAATAATACCTTTTTAGTATCACCGTCTATTAGTTATATCCCAAATGAAAGCACTGCTCTTAATGTAGAAATGATCTATAATCTTGCTGATGGTAACTTAGATAGAGGACAACCTATTTTTACTCCAGTTGGAGCAGATTACGATCCTAACAGTACTCCTATCAGTTTAAATCCTGGTGCTTTAAATGACTTTTACAATACCAAAGAAGTAATGTTTATGGCTAGTTTTAGTAAAAAATTTACTGAAAACTTTGGGTTTAATGCTCAATACATGAAACAAACTTGGGATGAAGATTTAAAAGAACATAGGGCAGATGCTTTCCGTGGTGCTTATGACATTAATGGAGATATAGTTCCTAATCTTATTGCCATGCGATACAATGAAAGACAGCAAGCTTGGAACACTAACAATGTAAGTACTTTTTTTAACTATGACATTAAAAATGATAATTTCACCAATAAAATTTTAGTTGGATATGACGCCACACGTTGGGAAAGAGGTGTTTATGGCACTAATACTGCTAGAGATTATTTATTACTAGACGGTAGCACCAAAAGATTTAGACCTTCTGGTGCAAACGCTACTGATCCTGCTGATTTTCAACAAGCAAATGGATTATTAGTACCTGCTGTTCCACATTTAGATTTAACAAATCCTTTTAACGGTATTAGAAATACGAGTAGTTATGCACTTACACAAACTGAAATCCCAGCAAACTTTACAACATCTGACGGAATTTATCTTCAAAATCAATTTAAAATAGGTAAATTCTCTGCTTTAGTAAACTTAAGGTATGAATGGTTTTCAGATATTTTTGATTACAACGGAACTAATGAACAAAAATTTAGACAAGAATCTTTTATTCCAAGACTAGGTTTAACTTATGAAATTACCGATGATATTAGTGCGTATGGTACTTATTTAGAAGGTTTCCAACCACATACAAATACTGTGTCTTTGTCTCCTAGTGCAGAAGGTTTCTTCGGACAAGCTTCTCCAGGAAGATTTGATCCACTTGAAAGTCGTTTACTAGAATTTGGAGCAAAAGGATATTTCTTAAATGGAAAATTAAATGCAAACTTTGCTTTATTTGAAGTTACTCAGAAAAATATTTTAGTAGGTGATGTTTTTGTTAGAGAAGATTTAACAACTATAGGTAAGCAACGAAGTAGAGGTTTTGAAATGGATATTTCTGGTTACTTAACACCTGATTTCCAAATTACTGCATCGTATGGTTTTAATGACGCTAAAATTATAGAAGATTCTGTACAAGATTTAGTTGGTGAACGCATTGGAGGTGCTCCAAAACACAATTTTAATTTTTGGGGACGTTATGATTTTACTACTAAAACATTAAAAGATATTGGAATTGGTTTTGGTGCTCAGTATGTAGATGAAAGGTTTACATGGTATACACCAAGTTATCTTCCAGATAGAGTATTATTACCTGAATATACCGTATTTGACGCTGCTTTATATTACAAACCAGCAAATACTGGTATTCAATTAACACTTAAAGCGAATAATGTATTCGATAAAAAATATTGGCTAGGTGGTCTTTTCCCTTCAAGATTAGCTCCTGGTGCACCAAGCAATGTTTTACTAAACGTTACTTATAAATTTTAA
- a CDS encoding ABC transporter ATP-binding protein, translating to MLQAKKLSMRYNEKIALKDLSFSVAPGEIFCLLGQNGAGKTTTINIFLGLLEPSSGEALIDEIPVNKNNNSTKNAIAYIPEIVQLYGNLTGLENLDFFSRLAGFSYSEEELKQYLTKANLEPEAFKKKLKKYSKGMRQKVGIAIALAKNASYILMDEPTSGLDPKASVEFANTCKELSANGVGILMATHDIFNAVNICARIGIMKEGTLVHIEETENISAQQLQELYIKTI from the coding sequence ATGTTACAAGCTAAAAAACTTAGCATGCGCTATAATGAAAAAATAGCGTTAAAAGATTTAAGTTTTTCTGTAGCTCCCGGAGAAATTTTTTGTCTACTCGGACAAAATGGAGCCGGTAAAACTACTACAATCAATATTTTTTTAGGCTTATTAGAACCTTCATCTGGTGAAGCTCTTATTGATGAAATCCCTGTCAATAAAAATAATAACTCAACAAAAAACGCCATCGCATACATTCCTGAAATTGTTCAATTATATGGGAATTTAACAGGACTAGAAAACCTTGATTTCTTCAGTAGATTAGCTGGTTTTTCTTATAGTGAAGAAGAATTAAAACAATACTTAACTAAAGCCAATCTAGAACCGGAAGCCTTCAAGAAAAAACTAAAAAAGTATTCTAAAGGAATGCGACAAAAAGTTGGAATTGCTATAGCCTTAGCAAAAAATGCTTCTTATATTTTAATGGATGAACCTACATCTGGTTTAGATCCTAAAGCTTCTGTTGAATTTGCAAATACTTGTAAAGAGCTATCAGCTAATGGAGTTGGAATATTAATGGCCACTCACGATATATTTAACGCTGTTAATATATGTGCCCGAATAGGAATAATGAAAGAAGGTACATTAGTTCATATCGAAGAAACAGAAAATATTTCAGCTCAGCAATTGCAAGAACTATATATCAAAACAATTTAA
- the katG gene encoding catalase/peroxidase HPI, with product MNDSNKHSGDISKCPFHSAQKKPAGEGTTNRDWWPNELKLNILRQNATKSNPMGEDFDYAEAFNSLDFAALKQDVIDLMTDSQDWWPADYGHYGGFMIRMAWHSAGTYRVGDGRGGASSGTQRFAPLNSWPDNGNLDKARLLLWPIKKKYGNKISWADLMILAGNCALESMGFKTFGFAGGREDVWEPEKDIYWGSETAWGDNEERYKDGELEGPLGAVMMGWIYVNPEGPNGNPDPLGSAANVRETFGRMAMNDEETVALVAGGHTFGKAHGAANPDKYVGAEPHRASIDQMSTGWKNSYGTGVLDDTITSGIEGAWTPNPTQWDHDYFDVLLNYDWELTKSPAGAHQWTPTAASNARMAPKAGNANEKQALMMTTADIALKTDPEYLKISQRFHKDHAAFEDAFARAWYKLTHRDMGPVDRYLGPEVPSEELIWQDPIPKVDYTLTGEDIASLKKMILASELSISELVKTAWASASTYRGSDKRGGANGARIRLEPQRNWEVNNPEELNKVLSVLEGIQKEFNGTISIADLIVLAGNTGVEEAAKNAGHEVSVPFSQGRGDATQEQTDLESFSHLEPLADGFRNYVNPKLKKVADEDLLIDRANLLTLSIPEMTVLVGGLRVLGANYDNSKHGVFTDTVGSLTNDFFANILDFALTWKATSSDDKEFTGSDRRTGVTKFTGTRADLIFGSNTELRAICEVYGADDGQEKFVTDFVKAWTKVMDLDRFDL from the coding sequence ATGAACGATAGTAACAAACACTCTGGAGACATCTCAAAATGCCCATTTCATAGCGCTCAAAAAAAGCCTGCTGGGGAAGGCACCACCAATAGAGATTGGTGGCCAAATGAATTAAAATTAAACATATTACGTCAAAATGCGACAAAGTCCAATCCTATGGGAGAAGATTTTGATTATGCTGAAGCATTTAATAGCTTAGATTTTGCCGCTTTAAAACAAGATGTAATTGATTTAATGACTGATTCTCAAGATTGGTGGCCTGCTGATTATGGACATTATGGAGGATTTATGATTCGTATGGCTTGGCATAGTGCAGGAACCTATCGTGTTGGTGATGGACGAGGTGGTGCTTCTTCTGGAACACAACGATTTGCACCTTTAAATAGCTGGCCAGATAATGGAAATTTAGATAAAGCGCGCTTATTACTTTGGCCTATAAAAAAGAAATATGGAAATAAGATTTCTTGGGCAGATTTAATGATTTTAGCTGGAAACTGTGCATTAGAATCTATGGGATTCAAAACTTTCGGTTTTGCCGGAGGAAGAGAAGATGTTTGGGAGCCAGAGAAAGATATTTATTGGGGAAGTGAAACAGCATGGGGAGATAATGAAGAACGTTATAAAGATGGAGAGTTAGAAGGTCCACTTGGCGCAGTAATGATGGGATGGATTTATGTAAACCCAGAAGGACCAAATGGTAACCCTGATCCTTTAGGTTCTGCTGCAAATGTTAGAGAAACTTTTGGTAGAATGGCAATGAACGATGAAGAAACAGTTGCTTTAGTTGCTGGAGGTCATACTTTTGGAAAAGCACATGGTGCTGCTAATCCAGATAAATATGTTGGTGCTGAACCTCACAGAGCTTCAATAGATCAAATGAGTACAGGTTGGAAAAACTCTTATGGAACAGGAGTATTAGACGATACAATTACAAGTGGTATTGAAGGAGCTTGGACACCAAATCCTACACAATGGGATCATGACTATTTTGATGTTTTACTAAATTATGACTGGGAATTAACAAAAAGTCCAGCGGGTGCCCATCAATGGACTCCAACAGCAGCTTCTAATGCTAGAATGGCTCCAAAAGCAGGAAATGCAAATGAAAAGCAAGCATTAATGATGACAACTGCTGATATTGCTTTAAAAACTGATCCAGAATATCTTAAAATATCACAACGTTTTCATAAAGATCACGCAGCTTTTGAAGATGCTTTTGCTCGTGCTTGGTATAAGTTAACACACCGCGACATGGGACCAGTTGATCGCTATTTAGGTCCTGAGGTTCCTTCTGAAGAATTAATTTGGCAAGATCCAATACCTAAAGTTGATTATACATTAACTGGAGAAGATATCGCTTCTCTTAAGAAAATGATTTTAGCTTCAGAATTATCAATTTCTGAATTAGTAAAAACGGCTTGGGCTTCGGCTTCAACATATAGAGGTTCAGATAAGCGTGGTGGTGCTAACGGAGCAAGAATCCGTTTAGAGCCTCAAAGGAACTGGGAAGTAAATAATCCTGAAGAGTTAAATAAAGTATTATCAGTTTTAGAAGGAATTCAAAAAGAATTTAATGGAACAATTTCTATAGCCGATTTAATTGTCTTAGCTGGTAATACTGGTGTAGAAGAAGCTGCTAAGAATGCAGGACACGAAGTGAGTGTTCCTTTTTCTCAAGGAAGAGGTGACGCTACTCAAGAGCAAACAGATTTAGAATCTTTCAGTCATTTAGAACCTTTAGCAGACGGATTTAGAAACTATGTAAATCCTAAATTGAAAAAAGTTGCAGATGAAGATTTACTAATCGATCGTGCTAATCTGTTAACACTTTCTATTCCTGAAATGACAGTTTTAGTTGGAGGTTTACGTGTATTAGGCGCAAATTATGATAACTCTAAACATGGAGTATTTACTGATACCGTAGGGAGTTTAACTAATGATTTTTTCGCAAACATTTTAGATTTTGCTCTAACTTGGAAAGCTACCTCTTCTGATGATAAAGAATTTACTGGTAGTGATCGTAGGACTGGTGTTACAAAATTTACAGGTACTAGAGCTGATTTAATTTTTGGTTCAAATACAGAATTAAGAGCTATTTGTGAAGTTTACGGGGCTGATGATGGACAAGAAAAATTTGTTACTGACTTTGTAAAAGCATGGACTAAAGTAATGGATTTAGATCGTTTTGATCTCTAG
- a CDS encoding peroxiredoxin has translation MATLVGKKFPNLNVDAMNEMGDTFKLNVLDEAVNNKKKVVLFWYPKDFTFVCPTELHAFQAALPEFEKRNTIVIGASCDTPEVHFAWLNQSKDNGGIEGVTYPLLADSNRNLSSILGILDITNEVYDEATGTVQVEGDNVTYRATYIIDEEGTVVHEGVNHMPIGRNVNEYLRLIDAYTHVQEKGEVCPANWEEGKAAMQPNAKATAEYLAVN, from the coding sequence ATGGCAACATTAGTTGGAAAAAAGTTCCCAAACTTAAACGTAGATGCAATGAACGAAATGGGAGACACGTTCAAATTAAACGTTTTAGATGAAGCAGTAAATAATAAAAAGAAAGTAGTATTATTTTGGTATCCAAAAGATTTTACTTTTGTGTGTCCTACTGAATTACATGCTTTCCAAGCTGCTTTACCAGAGTTTGAGAAAAGAAATACTATCGTAATTGGAGCTTCTTGTGATACTCCTGAAGTACACTTCGCTTGGTTAAACCAATCTAAAGATAACGGAGGAATTGAAGGTGTTACTTACCCATTATTAGCAGATAGCAACCGTAACTTATCTTCTATATTAGGAATTTTAGATATTACTAACGAAGTATATGACGAAGCTACAGGAACTGTACAAGTAGAAGGAGATAACGTAACTTATAGAGCTACATATATTATCGATGAAGAAGGAACTGTTGTACACGAAGGTGTAAATCACATGCCAATCGGTAGAAATGTAAACGAATATTTACGTTTAATCGATGCTTACACTCACGTACAAGAAAAAGGTGAGGTTTGTCCAGCTAACTGGGAAGAAGGAAAAGCGGCTATGCAACCAAATGCTAAAGCTACTGCTGAATACTTAGCTGTAAACTAA
- a CDS encoding thioredoxin family protein, translating into MVQELNSDNLTNIVSENKTVVVKYSATWCGNCRIMKPKFKKLARENENVSFVIADAEKFPESRQLATVDNLPTFATFVDGKFVNQVQTNKFEVLKELVEEVI; encoded by the coding sequence ATGGTACAAGAATTAAATAGCGATAATTTAACAAATATCGTTTCAGAGAATAAAACTGTAGTAGTAAAATACTCAGCTACTTGGTGTGGTAACTGTAGAATTATGAAACCAAAATTTAAAAAATTAGCAAGAGAGAATGAAAACGTTTCTTTTGTAATTGCTGATGCTGAGAAATTCCCTGAAAGTAGACAATTAGCTACTGTAGATAACTTACCTACATTTGCTACTTTTGTTGATGGTAAATTCGTAAATCAAGTTCAAACAAATAAGTTTGAAGTATTGAAAGAATTAGTAGAAGAAGTAATATAA
- a CDS encoding DUF6952 family protein, which translates to MKLPVIKHLTSFIEENDQDYVIETIETLEALTEVPSLKDEELDVIGELISNMYGAIEVDKMIKEGTPKKEALNNFMKRVLGSIDK; encoded by the coding sequence ATGAAGTTACCAGTAATTAAACATTTGACTTCGTTTATCGAAGAGAATGATCAGGATTATGTTATTGAAACAATTGAAACTTTAGAAGCTTTAACTGAAGTTCCATCATTAAAAGATGAAGAATTAGATGTTATTGGAGAATTAATCTCTAATATGTATGGAGCGATTGAAGTTGATAAAATGATAAAAGAAGGAACTCCAAAGAAAGAAGCTTTAAATAACTTTATGAAGCGAGTTTTGGGTTCAATAGATAAATAG
- a CDS encoding META domain-containing protein — protein MKKQIRTIVSITFLTLLIGLTSCSKDEDNNIQPNTIEGSWKVTHYIQDGNKITKAEKPTWPDINDGEITLLLAAENEEGERSASGKTVTNNFFGEYNIDTDKKISFSVFTTFISEPEWTQLFALNKVNRYDIINNNLILYYEDVSIVLEKQ, from the coding sequence ATGAAAAAACAAATTAGAACTATCGTATCGATTACTTTTTTAACTCTTTTAATTGGCCTTACAAGTTGCTCAAAAGATGAAGACAATAACATTCAACCTAATACAATAGAAGGAAGTTGGAAAGTTACACACTATATCCAAGACGGAAATAAAATTACTAAAGCTGAAAAACCAACATGGCCTGATATTAATGATGGTGAAATCACCTTATTATTAGCAGCTGAAAATGAAGAAGGAGAAAGATCAGCTTCCGGAAAAACGGTTACCAATAATTTCTTTGGAGAGTATAATATAGATACGGATAAAAAAATCTCTTTTTCTGTGTTTACAACTTTTATTAGTGAACCAGAATGGACTCAACTATTTGCTCTAAATAAAGTAAACCGTTATGATATTATTAATAATAATCTAATTTTATATTATGAAGATGTATCAATAGTTTTGGAAAAGCAATAA
- a CDS encoding Crp/Fnr family transcriptional regulator encodes MELLKNCINNHINVTNETLNTITNEFESVTLKKGTYFLKSGVICQKMAFIQSGYIRMFSIADGKEITLWIGSAGRFITSVASFVFQTSNFWNIQAITDCTLQVISREKHFSLCKKEMKWLEFDNLLLAHSFALLEKNMFSQLHTTAQERYNLLMKEEPNLFKDVPLQYIASMIGVTPESLSRLRKNVS; translated from the coding sequence ATGGAGCTACTTAAAAATTGTATTAATAATCATATTAATGTAACTAACGAAACTCTAAATACTATTACCAACGAGTTTGAATCTGTTACACTAAAAAAAGGAACATACTTTTTAAAATCTGGAGTTATATGTCAGAAAATGGCTTTTATTCAATCTGGTTATATTAGAATGTTTAGCATTGCCGATGGAAAAGAAATTACACTTTGGATTGGCAGTGCTGGAAGGTTCATCACTTCTGTTGCTAGCTTTGTTTTTCAAACTAGTAATTTTTGGAATATTCAAGCAATAACAGATTGTACACTACAAGTTATATCAAGAGAAAAGCATTTTAGTTTATGTAAAAAAGAAATGAAATGGTTAGAGTTCGATAACCTTTTACTAGCACATTCTTTTGCTTTGTTAGAAAAAAATATGTTTTCTCAATTACACACTACAGCTCAAGAACGCTACAATTTATTAATGAAAGAAGAACCAAATTTATTTAAAGATGTACCATTGCAATATATAGCTTCTATGATTGGAGTTACTCCAGAATCTTTAAGTAGACTTCGAAAAAATGTAAGTTAA